One genomic region from Xyrauchen texanus isolate HMW12.3.18 chromosome 16, RBS_HiC_50CHRs, whole genome shotgun sequence encodes:
- the LOC127656784 gene encoding kelch-like protein 10 — MKRKISATALNVFEEARLQGEHTDLIIRVNDTEFKVHKIILCGCSPYFRVLFSTIWNNVADHSYNILGISPDIMSLILQYMYKRSVCITEDNVTELLVAADLFLILGLVDTCCEFLEAQLCPENCIGICMFAGHFHTCSKFQCKAKLYILQHFEEVVRVSEEFLELSLEHLEELIGQDELNVKQEDMVFEAILHWIDHSPEQRKKHFAVLLPKVRMGLMTSDYFMNTVKSNSLVLENEVCTPVIISAMKAMFDLNVEEPSDSDLRNPLTRPRLPCAILLAIGGWSGGSPTNGIEAYDVRAERWVNVTQEDESPRAYHGAVFLDGFIYCIGGFDSVEYFNSVRKFNPITRIWHEVAPMYERRCYISVAVLGGYIYAIGGYSGHERLKTVERYDLMTNQWTQIAPMNERRSDASATSLQGKVYICGGFTGFECLFSAECFNPETNQWSLIAPMRNRRSGVGVITYGDQVYAVGGFDGSSRLRSAEAYNPVTDMWNDVASMFNPRSNFGIEVVDDHLFVVGGFNGFTTSCDVECYDEKTNEWNNVRDMDIYRSALSCCVLSGLPNMKQYAAQRDPAEPLEYEFDSDWSTSSSALTV; from the exons ATGAAGCGTAAGATAAGTGCCACAGCCTTGAATGTGTTTGAGGAAGCACGTTTACAGGGCGAGCACACCGACCTGATCATCAGGGTTAATGACACAGAGTTTAAAGTGCACAAGATCATCTTGTGTGGCTGCAGCCCTTATTTTAG GGTTCTTTTCTCCACCATTTGGAACAATGTAGCAGATCATTCCTACAATATATTAGGAATATCCCCAGACATCATGTCTCTTATTCTTCAATACATGTACAAAAGATCTGTCTGCATTACTGAAGATAACGTGACAGAGCTCTTGGTGGCAGCTGACCTTTTTTTAATATTGGGTCTAGTAGATACCTGCTGTGAGTTCCTGGAGGCACAGTTGTGCCCTGAAAACTGCATTGGCATCTGCATGTTTGCAGGGCATTTCCACACATGCTCAAAGTTCCAGTGTAAAGCAAAGCTCTACATCCTACAACATTTTGAGGAGGTGGTGCGTGTATCCGAGGAGTTCCTGGAACTCTCACTGGAACATCTTGAAGAGCTCATTGGTCAGGATGAGCTGAATGTCAAACAGGAGGACAtggtttttgaagccattctccACTGGATTGATCACTCACCTGAACAGAGGAAGAAACACTTTGCAGTGCTATTGCCAAAG GTTCGAATGGGGTTAATGACATCAGACTACTTCATGAATACTGTAAAGAGCAATTCATTGGTGTTGGAGAATGAGGTGTGCACGCCTGTGATCATCAGTGCAATGAAGGCCATGTTTGACCTCAACGTGGAGGAACCCTCCGACTCAGACCTCAGAAATCCATTGACACGTCCACGACTGCCCTGTGCCATTCTATTAGCCATCGGTGGGTGGAGCGGTGGCAGTCCCACCAATGGGATTGAGGCCTATGACGTAAGGGCAGAGCGTTGGGTCAATGTGACTCAAGAAGACGAGAGCCCAAGAGCCTATCACGGTGCCGTGTTCCTGGATGGGTTTATCTACTGTATCGGCGGTTTTGACAGTGTGGAGTATTTCAACAGTGTGAGGAAATTCAACCCCATCACTCGAATTTGGCATGAG GTAGCCCCAATGTATGAACGACGATGCTATATTAGTGTCGCTGTTCTGGGCGGCTATATTTATGCCATTGGAGGTTATTCTGGACACGAAAGGCTAAAAACAGTAGAGCGCTATGATCTGATGACCAACCAGTGGACACAGATTGCGCCTATGAATGAAAGGAGGAGTGATGCCAGTGCCACCTCTCTGCAGGGCAAG GTGTACATCTGTGGTGGTTTTACAGGGTTTGAGTGTCTCTTCTCAGCTGAGTGCTTTAACCCTGAGACAAACCAGTGGAGCCTCATCGCGCCCATGAGAAACCGCCGCAGTGGTGTTGGAGTGATTACTTATGGAGATCAAGTTTATGCT GTGGGTGGCTTTGATGGTTCCAGTCGTTTGCGCAGTGCAGAGGCCTACAACCCTGTTACTGATATGTGGAATGATGTTGCATCTATGTTCAACCCTCGCAGCAACTTTGGCATTGAG GTGGTGGATGATCATTTATTTGTTGTTGGTGGGTTTAATGGTTTCACCACCAGCTGTGATGTGGAGTGCTACGATGAGAAAACAAATGAATG GAATAATGTACGTGACATGGACATTTACCGCAGTGCCCTGAGCTGTTGTGTACTATCAGGATTACCTAATATGAAACAATATGCTGCCCAACGAGACCCAGCTGAGCCACTAGAATACGAGTTTGACAGTGACTGGTCTACCTCAAGCAGCGCTCTGACAGTCTAA